In a genomic window of Montipora capricornis isolate CH-2021 unplaced genomic scaffold, ASM3666992v2 scaffold_61, whole genome shotgun sequence:
- the LOC138036894 gene encoding uncharacterized protein: MEALCMLLKRLKYPCRYSDMMHRFGQRPLSVLCLATNRVVEFVYTAHHRRITDWNLAVLNPPALQTYADCIHQHGAPLNNCFGFIDGTVRPIARPGTNQRILYNGHKRVHSLKFQAVAIPNGLIAHLYGPVEGRKHDAGMLRESGLLPMLQNNAISPTGQPLCVYGDPAYPLRVHLQAPFRQGVRFTSQMCAYNKSMSEVRVSVEWLFGDIANYFKFLDFKKNLKIELSSVGKLYMVSGILRNALTCLYGNQTSQFFGLDPPHIQDYFA; encoded by the exons ATGGAGGCACTATGCATGCTGCTGAAGAGGCTGAAATACCCGTGTCGATACAGCGACATGATGCACAGGTTCGGACAACGACCTTTATCGGTACTGTGCCTAGCTACAAACCGTGTTGTGGAATTTGTTTACACCGCCCATCATCGAAGAATTACTGACTGGAATCTGGCCGTATTGAATCCACCTGCCCTGCAAACGTATGCAGACTGTATACATCAACATGGAGCACCTCTAAATAACTGTTTCGGGTTTATTGACGGAACAGTGCGTCCCATAGCCAGACCTGGAACAAACCAACGAATCCTTTATAATGGGCACAAGAGAGTGCATAGCTTAAAATTCCAGGCTGTAGCCATCCCAAATGGTCTTATCGCCCATTTATATGGTCCAGTTG aaggaagaaaacatgaTGCCGGGATGCTGAGAGAATCTGGATTGCTTCCCATGTTGCAAAATAATGCAATATCCCCCACTGGCCAACCACTATGTGTGTATGGTGACCCCGCCTATCCTTTACGGGTACACCTACAAGCCCCTTTTCGACAGGGGGTCAGGTTCACTTCCCAAATGTGTGCTTACAATAAAAGTATGAGTGAAGTCAGAGTTTCCGTGGAATGGTTATTTGGAGACATTGCCAATTATTTTAAATTCCTGGACtttaaaaagaatttgaaaataGAGCTAAGTAGTGTTGGGAAATTATATATGGTATCTGGTATTTTAAGAAATGCGCTTACTTGCCTCTATGGCAATCAAACCTCCCAGTTTTTTGGATTGGATCCACCTCACATTCAGGATTACTTTGCATGA